Proteins encoded within one genomic window of Legionella sp. PC997:
- a CDS encoding Fic family protein has translation MIIHPFEDGNERIGRAIAEKPNRKDFQSQ, from the coding sequence GTGATTATCCATCCATTTGAAGATGGAAATGAAAGAATAGGGCGAGCTATAGCAGAAAAGCCTAATCGCAAGGATTTTCAAAGCCAGTAA
- a CDS encoding alanyl-tRNA editing protein — protein sequence MRKIFWDNPYQSDLETRVVSIDNNYILFEETITFSFSGGQESDHAYVNGLLVIDSKIEGNLIYYVLQDGHNLKPGDVVTMKIDWPRRYRLMRLHFAAELILELVTQKFKLEKIGAHIAESKARIDFFCDKNISFLFENMLSDYTKIIQQDLKIKTGFSDLKNQRRFWEIEGFSKVACGGTHVKCTSEVGLIALKRINIGSGKERIEIKLLNDNSGLNLYPDSSKAYKALNN from the coding sequence ATGCGAAAAATATTTTGGGATAATCCTTATCAATCTGATTTAGAAACTCGCGTAGTTTCAATTGATAATAATTATATTTTATTCGAAGAAACAATTACATTTTCTTTTTCGGGAGGACAGGAAAGTGACCATGCTTATGTTAATGGACTCCTTGTTATTGATTCTAAAATAGAGGGCAATCTTATTTATTATGTACTCCAAGATGGGCATAACCTTAAGCCTGGTGATGTAGTGACAATGAAAATTGATTGGCCTCGACGATATAGGCTTATGCGCCTGCATTTTGCTGCTGAATTGATTCTTGAGCTTGTGACACAGAAATTTAAGCTTGAAAAAATTGGGGCACATATAGCGGAATCTAAAGCAAGAATAGATTTTTTCTGTGATAAAAATATTTCTTTCTTATTCGAAAATATGCTGAGTGATTACACTAAAATCATACAACAAGATCTAAAGATTAAAACAGGGTTTAGTGACCTCAAAAATCAAAGACGTTTCTGGGAAATCGAAGGATTTTCAAAAGTCGCTTGTGGGGGTACCCATGTTAAATGTACTTCAGAGGTTGGTCTTATTGCCCTTAAAAGAATAAATATTGGGAGTGGGAAAGAACGCATTGAAATTAAATTGTTAAATGATAATTCTGGGTTAAACCTTTATCCAGATAGCTCCAAGGCTTATAAAGCTCTTAATAATTAG
- a CDS encoding YbaK/EbsC family protein, protein MSDENKILSKSAQSVQQALAKKGFTFEVLELSVSTRTANDAANTIGCDVAQIMKSLLFYSEKTHQPVLVLASGINRVNEKIIEQCVGEKIVKADAQFTRDITGFAIGGVPPVGHKQTITHILIDEDLLQHNVLWAAAGTPNAVFSLSSSDLESLTHGKIIAIK, encoded by the coding sequence ATGTCTGATGAAAATAAAATATTAAGCAAAAGCGCTCAAAGCGTACAGCAAGCTCTGGCTAAGAAAGGCTTCACTTTTGAAGTGCTTGAGCTTTCTGTCAGTACCCGTACTGCGAATGACGCTGCAAACACTATAGGGTGTGACGTAGCACAAATTATGAAATCCTTGCTATTTTATTCTGAAAAAACACATCAGCCTGTTTTAGTATTAGCAAGTGGTATCAATCGGGTGAATGAGAAAATCATTGAGCAATGTGTGGGGGAAAAAATAGTTAAAGCAGATGCTCAATTTACGCGTGATATAACAGGCTTTGCTATTGGTGGTGTTCCTCCTGTAGGGCATAAACAAACGATTACCCATATTCTCATTGATGAGGACTTACTGCAGCATAATGTTCTGTGGGCTGCTGCTGGTACGCCTAATGCTGTTTTTAGCTTGAGTTCCAGCGACCTTGAATCGCTAACTCATGGCAAAATCATTGCTATTAAATAA
- a CDS encoding DUF2000 domain-containing protein: MSTEFQNKLVAVLNKSIDAGKVMNALAHMCIGLGSAIGQKDLRLTNYKDAEGGSHPFISEIPFIILSENSNKIRKLRQAALAEHILLNDFTDTMTVGTYQEQIERTAQTKEDDLIYYGIVLFGNWAKVTELTKKCSLWR, translated from the coding sequence ATGTCTACCGAGTTCCAAAACAAGTTAGTTGCAGTACTTAATAAAAGTATTGATGCTGGTAAAGTTATGAATGCTTTGGCTCATATGTGTATTGGGCTAGGTTCAGCCATTGGTCAAAAGGATTTGAGACTAACTAATTATAAAGATGCGGAAGGTGGTTCTCACCCTTTTATTTCGGAAATACCCTTTATTATCCTGTCCGAAAATTCCAATAAAATAAGAAAATTACGACAGGCAGCTCTAGCGGAACATATTTTATTAAATGATTTCACAGATACAATGACGGTAGGTACTTATCAGGAGCAAATAGAACGAACTGCTCAAACAAAAGAAGACGATCTAATCTATTATGGCATCGTTTTATTTGGTAATTGGGCAAAAGTTACTGAGCTCACCAAAAAATGTTCTTTATGGCGATAA
- a CDS encoding helix-turn-helix domain-containing protein, producing the protein MKNIYKHIATTLKDLRRKKGWSLDKAAHATGVSKAMLGQIEREESSPTIATLWKIATGFETSFSSFIEEIDSISSQAMYRTGQVQTIHPDDKKIRVLPLFPFEPQLNFELFVIELLPGCEHLSPSHKDGVVEHVVVVQGNMEVLVDGTWQKLSNGEGIRFSANQLHGYRNLTPETATFHDIIHYPEAS; encoded by the coding sequence GTGAAAAATATATACAAGCATATCGCAACGACCTTAAAAGATTTACGTCGAAAGAAAGGTTGGAGCTTGGACAAAGCAGCCCATGCTACGGGGGTAAGCAAAGCAATGCTTGGGCAAATAGAGCGTGAAGAATCAAGCCCAACCATTGCTACTTTATGGAAAATAGCAACGGGTTTCGAAACTTCCTTCTCTTCATTTATTGAGGAAATAGACTCTATTTCTAGTCAAGCAATGTATCGTACAGGGCAAGTACAAACGATTCATCCTGACGATAAAAAAATCCGAGTTCTACCTCTTTTTCCTTTTGAACCTCAATTGAATTTTGAACTATTTGTTATTGAATTGTTACCAGGCTGTGAACACTTATCACCGTCTCATAAAGATGGTGTGGTTGAGCATGTAGTAGTGGTTCAAGGTAATATGGAAGTTTTAGTAGATGGGACGTGGCAAAAACTCTCAAATGGTGAAGGTATTCGATTTAGTGCTAACCAGCTTCATGGCTACCGAAATCTTACGCCTGAAACAGCCACTTTCCATGATATTATCCACTATCCGGAAGCAAGTTAA